The following nucleotide sequence is from Salvia miltiorrhiza cultivar Shanhuang (shh) chromosome 7, IMPLAD_Smil_shh, whole genome shotgun sequence.
GATCAAGACGACCACGTGCTTGCACGTAGTTGTGTTCTAGAAAATCAGCATTCGGAAATTGGAGAACCATATCTTTCTTCTTCAGGGCGAGAAGCAACTGCAGGTACAAAAACATGGCACGAGAGTTAAATTGCAATAGCTAGTCCAAGTCGACTTTTTAATTGTATTAATCATATCATAAGCCAATAATGGGAGTAATTAAGAAATCAAACCTTAATGGTCAACTCCGATAATTCGAACTTCTTAATATGGCAAATGCTTCGAAGAAGGTGATAGAACGTTTCAAGAGGCGGATCATAGTCTTCACAAAATCGACTAAAAGAAGCTTCAGTCAAAGAAGGGACATCAAACAAACAACTACCACCATTAACAACATTTGCTCCCCAAATTTGTAGagtcaagagattaggagcctCAATTCTCAGCATTGCCATTATGTCAGCATTAACCATCCAATATTGGTTGAGGATACTGAGCGTCTTTAAACTAGTAGATCGGATAGTGAAGTTTTCATTAATTTTACCAATAAACAATGTCATCTCTTCCAAGCGAGGGGCGCCCAAGAGAATTTTGTTAATGGCATCATGACACGAGGAATCCGGAACTTGAATATATAAACTCTTGAGACGACTCCACTGCACATTCCCCTCAATCTCCAACAAACAACATAAACCAAGGTGTAATTCTGTAATGGACGAGCATGAATACAAACGCTGAGGTGGGCAGTAATAGGCATTGGTGTGAGGTCCAAAATCTATGTATAGCTCTTCCACTTGTTTTTCGACCGCAAAAAGCAGCCACGAATCAAGATCACTAGGACGAATCGAACAGGTTGTAGAAAGGTAGAAGCCCACGATCTTCGCACCACTCCATTTTGCGAGAactttacaaataaaatgtcGAGGATTAAAACCTTCAAATTTCAGGCGGGGCACGGTGGTCCAAAGATCTCTCCAACGTTGGGAGAGTATTGTTGTCCTAACAACATACCGCGTTTCCAACAGTGAAAGAATCATGAGGGTTAAGGAGTCGGGTAACGCACTTAGCCGATCACGGTGATCATAAGACTGCCACGAATCCATTACTACTTGTTTAAATGTGCACTCAAAAAGACATACTTTCTAAGATGTGATTTCAACTATTGAGAGATAGCAGCAGCGCACAACAATGAGATCAGCAGAAGAAGCGACTTACATCTTACCCTACAACAACCACGAAACCATTTCGATAAATAATTAGAGGAATAACAAAATTAGAAGATCCAAGTGCACATATAAATATACCAAAAAAGAAGGCAAGTGGTATATGTATATACATTAAGACCGAAGATGCACAttctttcaaaaatattaactCATTCTTCCAGCTGATGGATTTTAACTTTCTTCAAAcaattttccttcttttttacCCAAAGCAAGTCACTACGCTTAAAAATGTCCAAACTGAACAACAACATTCcattacaaaaacaaataaataccGAAATACACAAGAACAATTACTCGTATAAGAACACAGAGTTAGTCACACTTACCGCTTGTTGGTCAAAAGGGCTCGAGGAAGACATTGATTCATTCAGTTCAATTTCTCTGTGAAGAATATAAAGAATTTCAGAGTCAAGAGGGAAAGGAAAGTAAATGTATTGGGatgagagagagcagagcacAAGCAAGAGAGTAATTTCCACCAAAACCCCACAGTAATTAGTACACTCTTTGGTAATTAGTACACCCTAAGGCGTATGGGGTAAGTTAACTTTTGCAGAAAAAGCAGAAAGTCTTGGAAAaagacaaccaaagatgaaattcaaaataattccgtTAAACATCACTATTCTCCATTATCAAATTCAAATGTCTTATACAAAGgagatgtt
It contains:
- the LOC130991727 gene encoding F-box/LRR-repeat protein At3g26922-like — translated: MDSWQSYDHRDRLSALPDSLTLMILSLLETRYVVRTTILSQRWRDLWTTVPRLKFEGFNPRHFICKVLAKWSGAKIVGFYLSTTCSIRPSDLDSWLLFAVEKQVEELYIDFGPHTNAYYCPPQRLYSCSSITELHLGLCCLLEIEGNVQWSRLKSLYIQVPDSSCHDAINKILLGAPRLEEMTLFIGKINENFTIRSTSLKTLSILNQYWMVNADIMAMLRIEAPNLLTLQIWGANVVNGGSCLFDVPSLTEASFSRFCEDYDPPLETFYHLLRSICHIKKFELSELTIKLLLALKKKDMVLQFPNADFLEHNYVQARGRLDLLEILDLLEMFPKLKILKFPQHDQILQDFNPIVETTFPHPSLLHLNTVEISWSGKDPAVIPFIKFILQNAPLLYKLVFRLSKYRACFDRKRFLMIQEKVRSMPRSSPTAEVIIIDK